The proteins below are encoded in one region of Ferruginibacter lapsinanis:
- a CDS encoding cbb3-type cytochrome c oxidase N-terminal domain-containing protein produces the protein MHFNYLNKKKNILVALALIAANSTMAQDATTTTTSATSTGSNLLATLLIVTAIVLAFVIWGMGQALIALTKQLMDRSKKESKLLSVVLLLGFTLLSQLSFAQQAPAVADVVKEVPNYGGLTAHEYYSFVTVIGIEIAAILFLTFFIRRIYVELFPAPVTAAGKKSSLSAWWDKMDKKLFTKAIPVEQEADIMLDHDYDGIKELDNALPPWWKYGFYFTIVVAVIYLLNFHVIGSGKNPTQEYEAEMDKAKIEKELFDASNKDKIDEANVPMADAAGLKKAKEFFNTDCWACHGKLGEGGAGPNFTDDYWLHKGSLNDVYQSIKHGYPDKGMQSWAVKYNPKEISLLASYIKTLRGTNPPNAKAPQGDLYVEGGVAADSNTVVKADSVSAVKK, from the coding sequence ATGCATTTTAATTATTTAAATAAGAAAAAAAATATACTGGTAGCACTTGCATTGATTGCAGCCAACAGTACTATGGCTCAAGATGCAACCACAACAACTACCTCTGCAACCAGCACCGGCAGCAACCTGTTGGCAACACTGTTAATCGTTACCGCTATTGTGCTGGCTTTTGTTATCTGGGGTATGGGACAAGCGTTGATCGCATTAACCAAACAGTTAATGGACAGAAGTAAAAAGGAATCAAAACTACTGAGTGTTGTTTTGTTGTTAGGGTTTACGTTATTATCTCAGCTTTCATTTGCACAACAAGCTCCTGCTGTTGCAGACGTTGTAAAAGAAGTACCGAATTACGGGGGCTTAACTGCTCATGAATATTATTCTTTTGTTACAGTGATCGGTATCGAAATAGCAGCCATATTATTTCTGACATTTTTTATCAGACGTATCTATGTTGAATTATTTCCGGCACCTGTTACTGCAGCCGGCAAAAAATCAAGCCTGAGTGCATGGTGGGATAAGATGGATAAAAAATTATTTACCAAAGCTATACCGGTAGAACAGGAAGCAGATATAATGCTTGATCATGATTATGATGGAATAAAAGAATTAGACAATGCCTTACCACCATGGTGGAAATATGGTTTTTATTTCACCATAGTAGTAGCAGTTATTTACCTGTTGAATTTCCATGTGATCGGTTCAGGAAAAAATCCTACGCAAGAGTATGAAGCAGAAATGGATAAAGCTAAAATTGAAAAAGAATTATTTGATGCCAGCAACAAGGATAAAATTGATGAAGCCAATGTGCCGATGGCAGATGCTGCAGGACTTAAAAAAGCTAAAGAATTTTTCAATACAGATTGTTGGGCTTGTCATGGTAAATTAGGAGAAGGTGGTGCCGGCCCCAATTTCACCGATGATTACTGGTTGCACAAAGGTTCGCTGAATGATGTTTACCAATCCATCAAACACGGGTATCCTGATAAAGGAATGCAATCATGGGCTGTAAAATACAATCCTAAAGAGATCAGTTTATTGGCCAGTTATATTAAAACCTTAAGAGGTACCAATCCTCCTAATGCAAAAGCTCCCCAGGGAGACCTATACGTTGAAGGTGGTGTAGCAGCAGATTCAAATACAGTAGTAAAAGCAGATTCAGTTAGTGCGGTTAAAAAATAA
- a CDS encoding 4Fe-4S dicluster domain-containing protein — translation MSEVAEIEIVDKEGSFRDSVATITKEGTRNFINPKKPKGRLYDLRTRFSIFYLIIFFSLPFIKVNEEPLLMFNIIERKFIIFGMIFWPQDFFIFGIAMLTFIVFVILFTVVFGRIFCGWACPQTIFMEMVFRKIEYWIDGDSAKQKQLKNMPWNGEKIRKRAVKFIVFFLMSFIIANFFLAYIISMDQLIGYVENPGAHVGTLISLLIFTTVFFFVYWWFREQACLVVCPYGRLQGVLLDKNSIVVAYDYERGEPRGKFTTANFKPIEKEEEHDDCKCTDCKGNGSCKDLTAVLADFSKPGDCVDCGACVRVCPTGIDIRNGTQLECVNCTACIDACDAIMIGVKKPTGLIRYASENSIKDGVKLKFSARIKAYTAVLTLLLSLLVFLLVSRTDLDARLMRTAGMTYTSLPDGRISNLYSLKLANKTHKDIPFTLKLENIPGEITYVGSSNLTIKKEAYSNVQFFIKLNRNDVKSWKTELMIGLYENNKKLKTISAKFIGPEVYN, via the coding sequence ATGTCAGAAGTTGCTGAAATAGAAATAGTAGATAAAGAAGGTTCCTTCAGGGATTCTGTTGCCACCATTACAAAGGAGGGCACACGGAATTTTATTAACCCAAAGAAACCTAAAGGACGGTTATATGATCTCCGCACCCGTTTCAGCATCTTTTATCTGATCATATTTTTTTCTCTGCCGTTCATAAAAGTAAATGAAGAGCCATTGCTGATGTTCAATATCATTGAACGCAAGTTCATCATATTCGGAATGATCTTCTGGCCTCAGGACTTTTTCATATTCGGCATCGCCATGCTAACGTTCATTGTATTTGTGATCTTGTTCACCGTGGTATTTGGCAGAATATTTTGCGGCTGGGCCTGTCCCCAAACCATCTTCATGGAAATGGTCTTCAGGAAAATTGAATACTGGATCGATGGCGATTCTGCAAAGCAGAAACAATTAAAGAACATGCCCTGGAATGGCGAAAAGATCAGAAAGAGAGCAGTAAAATTCATTGTATTCTTTTTGATGTCATTCATCATAGCCAATTTCTTCCTTGCGTATATCATCAGCATGGATCAATTAATTGGTTATGTAGAAAATCCGGGAGCGCATGTAGGCACACTTATTTCCTTGTTGATATTTACTACCGTATTCTTTTTTGTTTACTGGTGGTTCAGAGAACAAGCCTGTTTGGTGGTTTGCCCTTATGGAAGATTACAAGGTGTTTTGCTCGACAAGAATTCTATTGTTGTTGCCTACGATTATGAACGTGGCGAACCAAGAGGAAAATTTACGACAGCAAATTTTAAACCAATAGAAAAAGAGGAAGAGCATGATGATTGCAAATGCACCGATTGCAAAGGCAATGGTTCCTGCAAAGACCTCACAGCGGTACTGGCAGATTTTTCTAAACCGGGTGATTGCGTTGATTGTGGTGCCTGCGTAAGAGTTTGTCCTACGGGTATAGACATCCGTAATGGTACACAGCTGGAATGTGTTAACTGTACTGCCTGTATCGATGCATGTGATGCGATCATGATAGGGGTAAAAAAACCTACAGGATTGATCCGGTATGCCTCTGAAAACAGTATTAAGGACGGCGTGAAATTAAAATTCTCTGCCAGGATCAAAGCATACACAGCAGTGCTTACTTTATTGTTATCATTACTGGTTTTCTTATTGGTAAGCAGAACTGACCTGGATGCCCGTTTGATGCGTACTGCAGGCATGACTTATACTTCTTTGCCAGATGGACGTATCAGTAATTTATACAGTTTGAAACTGGCAAACAAAACACATAAGGATATTCCGTTTACACTAAAACTGGAAAACATTCCCGGCGAAATAACTTATGTAGGCAGCAGTAATCTAACCATAAAAAAAGAAGCGTATAGCAATGTTCAGTTCTTTATCAAACTAAACAGGAATGATGTGAAAAGCTGGAAAACAGAATTGATGATCGGACTGTATGAAAACAATAAAAAATTAAAAACTATTTCCGCCAAGTTTATCGGACCGGAAGTATACAATTAA
- a CDS encoding FixH family protein — MNWGYKILFVYLAFVAGIVFMVVKSSNQKMDLVTTDYYAKELKYQDKIDEAKRTSALSKEIACTIADDKISILFPKDFEGKNIAGDILLYCPSDEGKDVAQKFATQDLTTAISLPAKSKGLYEIHISWVVDGNNYYYQKKILI; from the coding sequence ATGAACTGGGGATATAAAATATTATTTGTGTATCTGGCTTTTGTTGCCGGCATCGTGTTTATGGTGGTAAAATCATCTAACCAGAAAATGGACCTGGTTACAACGGATTATTATGCAAAGGAATTAAAGTACCAGGATAAAATTGATGAGGCAAAAAGAACCAGTGCCTTATCAAAAGAAATTGCCTGTACGATCGCTGATGATAAGATCTCCATATTATTTCCGAAAGATTTTGAAGGTAAAAATATAGCGGGTGATATTTTATTATACTGCCCATCTGATGAAGGAAAAGATGTAGCACAAAAATTCGCCACACAGGATCTGACGACTGCTATTTCATTGCCTGCAAAAAGCAAAGGCTTATATGAGATCCATATCAGCTGGGTAGTAGATGGTAACAATTATTATTATCAGAAAAAAATATTGATATGA
- a CDS encoding DUF7670 domain-containing protein: MSHHKKQAHHIRPYKIMAQTFGLMVCCFFVLYLIGNDLPNMIRREDIVLASFLPLAVIPVAGYILTWYKEFPGALLMTLGGFLLVGYFLSRSATDIALFTGIPFILAGGLYMLHIQKRKALQNQH; encoded by the coding sequence ATGAGCCACCATAAAAAACAAGCGCATCATATTCGGCCGTACAAAATAATGGCACAAACCTTTGGGTTAATGGTGTGCTGCTTTTTTGTACTCTATTTAATTGGTAATGATCTGCCAAATATGATCAGAAGAGAAGACATTGTATTAGCCAGTTTTTTACCACTGGCTGTCATACCTGTTGCAGGGTATATACTTACATGGTATAAAGAATTTCCGGGAGCATTACTGATGACCCTGGGAGGTTTCTTATTGGTAGGGTATTTTTTATCAAGATCGGCAACCGACATAGCACTCTTTACCGGCATTCCATTTATTCTGGCGGGAGGTTTATATATGTTGCATATTCAAAAACGTAAAGCATTACAAAACCAACACTAA